One part of the Lotus japonicus ecotype B-129 chromosome 2, LjGifu_v1.2 genome encodes these proteins:
- the LOC130735239 gene encoding protein FAR1-RELATED SEQUENCE 3-like, whose product MGILCRHILVIFQAKGVVQIPSHFIMERWTKDANRGLEDTYNDNDLGEKSDTLKILRRVHVQREASFLADLAEESEEAYNFIISEMKQTHKSAAAMKTSEGVALLESSEKNVNQVCSSEQVSEPPQLTIGNPHVSQTKGRKKDGGKMTQNGRFKSGLEVSLNKSVVKRKACHECGEHGHNSRTCKKINQND is encoded by the coding sequence ATGGGGATATTGTGCCGACACATACTAGTAATTTTCCAAGCAAAGGGAGTTGTTCAGATTCCTAGTCATTTTATTATGGAACGATGGACTAAGGATGCTAACAGAGGTCTTGAAGACACTTATAATGATAATGATTTGGGTGAAAAATCTGATACATTAAAGATTTTAAGAAGGGTGCATGTGCAACGAGAAGCAAGTTTTTTAGCTGATCTAGCAGAAGAGTCTGAGGAAGCATACAATTTCATTATTTCAGAAATGAAGCAAACTCATAAGTCAGCTGCTGCAATGAAAACAAGTGAAGGAGTAGCACTTTTGGAGTCAAGCGAGAAGAATGTAAATCAAGTTTGCTCATCTGAGCAAGTGAGTGAACCACCACAACTGACTATTGGAAACCCGCATGTATCACAAACAAAGGGGAGAAAGAAGGATGGAGGAAAAATGACTCAAAATGGCAGATTTAAGAGTGGACTTGAAGTGTCACTTAATAAATCAGTTGTCAAAAGGAAAGCATGTCATGAATGCGGGGAGCACGGTCACAATAGCAGAACTTGcaagaaaataaatcaaaatgatTAA
- the LOC130735240 gene encoding 4-hydroxybenzoate polyprenyltransferase, mitochondrial-like → MKRFTFWSQAYLGFTFNWGALLGWAAIKGSLDPSIMLPLYASGVFWTLVYDTIYAHQDKEDDLKVGVKSTALRFGDLTKEWITGFGFACLGNVALSGFNAELGWPYYACLAAASGHLGWQVWKLTFHRVLIAIGNLSQISGLELSYLVGSLLGGFHHSEGTVSLHE, encoded by the exons ATGAAGAGGTTTACATTCTGG TCTCAAGCCTATCTAGGGTTTACCTTTAATTGGGGGGCTTTGTTAGGATGGGCAGCAATTAAAGGAAGTCTGGATCCGTCTATTATGCTGCCACTTTATGCCTCTGGAGTTTTTTGGACCCTTGTGTATGATACTATCTATGCACATCAG GATAAAGAAGATGACCTAAAAGTGGGAGTTAAATCAACAGCTTTACGCTTTGGTGATTTGACAAAAGAATGGATTACTGGTTTTGGGTTTGCATGCCTTGGTAATGTTGCTCTCAGTGGTTTTAATGCTGAACTAG GTTGGCCATATTATGCATGTCTAGCTGCTGCATCCGGACACTTGGGCTGGCAAGTATGGAAGTTGACCTTTCATCGCGTGCTGATTGCAATAGGAA ATTTGTCTCAAATAAGTGGTTTGGAGCTATCGTATTTGGTGGGATCCTTGCTGGGAGGCTTTCATCACAGTG AAGGCACTGTGAGCTTACATGAATAA